From Triticum urartu cultivar G1812 chromosome 2, Tu2.1, whole genome shotgun sequence, a single genomic window includes:
- the LOC125541210 gene encoding uncharacterized protein LOC125541210 isoform X1, whose translation MRVGHPAAYPGAYLTPRALLSLPGNPSPPNPLSSLISDDLEEAKLAVVVIVVDPAATGLHSSRQDVEELRHRRLLRPRLSVGARTDCCLAIARSSPHGCRISSTSAARPATPAPSNHVHELHHYETDAAATQYDYGVDDPSLLPEQPDGGAQDPDATFDDNCYYTEGAYYYMEAADNQE comes from the exons ATGCGTGTTGGACATCCTGCGGCTTACCCCGGCGCCTACTTGACGCCCCGAgctctcctctctctccctggTAACCCTAGTCCCCCAAATCCCCTCTCGTCACTCATATCCGACGACCTGGAAGAGGCCAAACTCGCggtcgtcgtcatcgtcgtcgatCCCGCGGCCACCGGCCTCCATTCGTCGCGCCAAGACGTCGAGGAGCTCCGCCATCGTCGTCTCCTTCGCCCTCGCCTTTCGGTTGGAGCTCGGACGGACTGCTGCCTCGCCATCGCACGGTCTTCTCCGCACGGCTGCCGCATCTCGTCGACGAGCGCGGCGCGTCCAGCCACCCCTGCACCTTCCAACCATGTCCATGAGCTCCACC actacgagaccgacgccgctgctacccagtacgactacggtgttgacgacccctctctcttgccagagcaaccag atggtggagcccaggatccagacgcgaCCTTCGACGACAACTGCTACTACActgagggtgcctactactacatggaggccgctgacaaccaggagtag
- the LOC125541209 gene encoding putative E3 ubiquitin-protein ligase SINA-like 6, translated as MVVHEEGEIMQTEQDPPMELSKCKGGHLACADCRVERPGNQRQCQKCERDGGFDVWNTAVDSVFSSVRVEYPHEGYGLYVTYHKLADHQSVCPLTPCKCPVPVCGYEGPPPALYHHISTTHPMPVHRIQYGKVLQLQVPLSEPRLLLFAEEDRRAFFLVGGVLDIGAPIAVSVVCIRAGTSPLPHYVAKLWANGPPGEPKGTTDAVKVEMEVTSSKDPGDVDVQELTFLTVPPKLLAGAKLVSLHIQIDKLTS; from the exons atggttgtgcacgaggagggcgagatcatgcagACCGAACAGGACCCGCCGATGGAGCTCTCTAAg tgcaagggagggcacctggcctGCGCGGATTGCCGTGTCGAGCGCCCCGGGAACCAGCGGCAGTGCCAGAAGTGCGAGCGCGACGGTGGCTTCGACGTGTGGAACACAGCGGTGGACTCCGTCTTTTCGTCGGTGAGGGTGGAGTACCCGCACGAAGGCTATGGGCTctacgtcacttaccacaagctcgccgatCACCAGAGCGTGTGTCCACTCACACCCTGCAAATGCCCCGTGCCCGTCTGCGGCTACGAAGGCCCGCCGCCGGCGCTCTaccaccacatcagcaccacgcatcccatgcccgtgcacaggatccagtacggcaaggtgctccagctgcaagtgccactgtcggagccacggctcttgctgttcgcggaggaggaccgccgcgcgtttttcttggtcggtggcgtgctcgacatcggcgcgcctatcgccgtgtcggtcgtctgcatcagagcggggacgtccccactgccgcactacgtggccaagctgtgggcgaacggcccgccgggggagcccaaaggcacgaccgacgccgtcaaggtggaaatggaggtgacaagcagcaAGGATCCCGGTGACGTCGACGTGCAGGAGCTGACCTTCTTGACAGTTCCGCCCAAGCTGCTGGCCGGGGCTAAGCTtgtgtccctccacattcagattgacaagctcacgtcctaa
- the LOC125541210 gene encoding uncharacterized protein LOC125541210 isoform X2, with product MRVGHPAAYPGAYLTPRALLSLPGNPSPPNPLSSLISDDLEEAKLAVVVIVVDPAATGLHSSRQDVEELRHRRLLRPRLSVGARTDCCLAIARSSPHGCRISSTSAARPATPAPSNHVHELHHGGAQDPDATFDDNCYYTEGAYYYMEAADNQE from the exons ATGCGTGTTGGACATCCTGCGGCTTACCCCGGCGCCTACTTGACGCCCCGAgctctcctctctctccctggTAACCCTAGTCCCCCAAATCCCCTCTCGTCACTCATATCCGACGACCTGGAAGAGGCCAAACTCGCggtcgtcgtcatcgtcgtcgatCCCGCGGCCACCGGCCTCCATTCGTCGCGCCAAGACGTCGAGGAGCTCCGCCATCGTCGTCTCCTTCGCCCTCGCCTTTCGGTTGGAGCTCGGACGGACTGCTGCCTCGCCATCGCACGGTCTTCTCCGCACGGCTGCCGCATCTCGTCGACGAGCGCGGCGCGTCCAGCCACCCCTGCACCTTCCAACCATGTCCATGAGCTCCACC atggtggagcccaggatccagacgcgaCCTTCGACGACAACTGCTACTACActgagggtgcctactactacatggaggccgctgacaaccaggagtag